CGATGAATACCGCCGCCCACCATTTCTAACGGCCTCCGGTGATCTCAGTCATCACCTGTCTGAAATGCCTCGGGCTCATGACGCTGCCCCGGCACCGCACCGGCCGGATGCAACTCATGTTTTGACAGGGTCGGATTGGGAGGAGATTGCCGGATACTGCCGGGCCCATCGGATCGGCAACCGAATTCTTGTCTCGGGCACAACCGCGGTGGCCGGAGCGTCCCGGGCCGTTGCGCCAGAGGACGCCGCGGCACAGACCACCTTCATTCTCGACAAGATTCTCGCCGCGTTTTCAGCGCTTGGCGCGACTGCCAACGATGTCGTGCGGACACGGATCTTCATCACGGATGAGGCCGATGTGTTCGACATCTCCCGCGCCCATGGCCGCGTTTTCTCGGACATCAAGCCGGCAAACACACTCGTGGTCGTTGCCGGATTGATCGGCGATCACAAGGTGGAAATTGAGGCCGAGGCTTTGTTGCAGGGCGACGCCTGACGGCACCAACTCGCATGTCTAACACGTTCTGCCTTGGTTTTTGCACGCCCTATTCAGTGACCTGTAAGGTCCCGCTGAATAAGATAAATTCCGTATTGATCATTCGCGTCTGCACAAATAGTCTGAGCGCTGATGGTTCCCGCGGAACGAAATCGCTGCGGGATGAAAAGGGAACACTGTGAGGAAGAGCCGCAAGGGCGCCTAATCCGTGACTGCCCCCGCAACTGTGAGCGGAGAGCGACCCCGAACGACGCCACTGGGCCCATGATCGCATGGCCCGGGAAGGTACGGGAAAGCTTCGACCCGCGAGTCAGGAGACCTGCCATCGCAACCACAACAACCCGGGCGGGGTGTCCCGGAGGGAGAAGCCAATGTGCCACGCGGCCAAAACTGCCGTTCGACAATATGGTCCCGCCATGCCCCCGTCTCATCGGAGGTGGCGATGCGCCCGATTGCGATTCGAACCAATTTTCCTGCCCACGGCGATAACCGGGTCAGCACAGTCGGCCTGATCCCCGTCATTTACAAACATCGCGAGTTGTCCCGATGACCCGGCGCTCTGCTTCGAAAGAGCTTCCGGCAAGCCGATTTCCGTGCCTGACAGAAATGAGCCTGCCAGCCCTCATCGGCGGGGCTGCCGGTTTGTCTGCCATACTTTGGCTCGCAATTCTGGCGGTGCTTTGATGACCGCAGTTGTTGAAATCCGGAATCTTGCTCTGGGATATCCCGAGCTGACGTTGTTCAAGCATTTGTCTTTGGACATTCAGGCCGGAACCACCCTGGCGGTGCTTGGCGCGAACGGCTCGGGCAAGAGCACCTTCGTCAAGATGCTGCTTGGGTTAATGGATCCCCTTGCCGGCCGTGTCACTTGGCCGGCCGGGCGTCCGCAGGAAGTCGGCTATCTGGCACAATTGACCGAATTTGACCGCAGGTTCCCGATCCGGGTCCGGGATCTGGCAGCCATGGGCGCCTGGCGCGGGTTTGGCCTTTGGTCAGGCCTTGGCCGCACGGGGCGGAACCGGGTGGCCGCAGCGCTTGAGGAGGCCGGCATTCTGGATCTGGCAGACCGATCGCTGCACACGCTGTCCGGCGGGCAGCTGCAGCGGGCCCTGTTTGCGCGCGTGATCCTGCAGGACGCCCCCTTGGTCCTGCTCGATGAACCTTTTGCTGCGGTTGACCAAAGCACCGAAGCGCACCTCCTTTCAATCATCGATCGCTGGCGCGCCGAAGGCAGGGCGGTCGTGCTTGTTGTGCATGACCTGTCCTCCGTTCTCGATCACTGCAGCCATGCAGTTCTTCTGGGGGGTGGCATGGCAGCTCAGGGGACGGTCGACGAGGTTTTGACGCCGGGCCGCCTCGTTGCCCAGGGGTACATGTCCGAAAGCCAGGCCTCTTGGATGTTCCGGGGCAACTCCCAACAGCGGGAGGCTGCCTATGTTTGAGCTTATTGCGGAGATGTGGGACTTCGCCTTCATGCGGCGGGCCTTTGTCGCGACCACCGTACTTTCGGCCTCTGTTGCCCCGATCGGAGCGTTTTTGGTCCTGCGGCGGTTGTCGCTTGCCGGAGAAGCCATGGCGCATGCGATCACGCCCGGCATCGTCATCGGGTTTGTCACCGCCGGTTTGTCTGTGGTGTCCCTGCTGGTCGGAGGGCTCGTCGCAGGTGTCGGCGTTGCGATCCTGACTGCTCTTCTTGCGCGCAAGACAATTCTGCGCAGCGATGCCAGTCTGGCTTCCCTTTATCTTATCGCCCTGGCTGCCGGGATCTTCATTCTGTCGGCGGCCGGATCCGCCGTACCGCTGAAGAGCTTTCTGTTCGGCTCCATCCTCGGGATTGACGACGCGTCGATGATGCTCGTCGGCGGTGTTGCGACCGTGACCCTGATCGCCTTTGCTATCCTGCTGCGCCCCCTCATTGTCAGCACCTGCGATCCGATCTTCTTCGAGGCCCAGACCCGGCGGCCCTGGCTGGTCGACCAGGGGTTCATGCTGCTTCTGGTGCTGAACCTGCTTGCCGCCTTCAAGACGCTCGGAACGTTGATGGCTGTCGGCTTGATGATCCTGCCGGCGACAGCTGCCCGCTATTGGGCAAGCACGATTACCGGCCAGCTGGTGCTGGGCTTTGTCTTTGCCCTTGCCAGCTGCTGGATCGGCCTCACCCTGTCCTACCTGTTTCCCGAGACCCCGTCGGGGCCTGCCATCGTCCTGGTGGCTGGCGGCTTCTTCCTGATTTCGGCCCTGTTCGGACCGCTCGGCTTCGGCGCCCGCCTGCGCAAGCCGTCCCCCAAACCAACACATTCGCTCGAACAAACCTACATTGAAGAGAGAACTCAATGAGCCTTTTGAAATCCCTGGCGGCCAGTATTGCGGCTACATCGCTCGCGTTTGTCACCTTGCCGGCTGCCGCACATGAAGATGTAAAGGTCGTCGCCAGCTTCTCGATCCTTGGCGACATGGTCGAGCAGGTGGTGGGCGATTATGCCAGCGTGACCACCATCGTCGGTCCCGATGCTGATGCCCACGTCTTTCAGCCGTCGGTCGCCGATGCGAAAGCGGTTGCGAAGGCCGATGTGATCTTCGTCAACGGCCTCGGCTTTGAAACCTGGTCGGACACTTTGATAAAGGAATCCGGCACGGAGGCAGCCGTCTTTGTGGCAACGGAAGGCGTCACCCCGGTGAAGGTCGACGGAGAAACCGATCCGCACGCCTGGAATTCTCTGACAAATGGCGCCATCTACGTGCGCAACATCGCCGATGCCATGGGCAAGGCCCTGCCCGAGCATGCCGATGACTTCACCGCAAACGCGGACGCCTACATTGCAAGGCTGGAAGCCCTCGACAAGGAAACCCGCAAGAAGCTTGCCGCACTTCCGGAAGACCGCCGCACAGTCGTCACGGCGCATGACGCCTTCGGCTATCTCGCCGACGCTTACGGACTAACCTTCCTCGCACCGGTCGGCATCGACACCGAAGCCGAGCCGTCCGCGCGGAATCTTGCCGTGTTGATCACGCAGCTGAAAGAGCAAGGCGCTGCCGCCCTCTTCGTTGAAAACATCACCAGCCCGGCACTTGTCCAGCAGATCTCCGATGAAACCGGCATCGAAATCGGTGGACGTCTGTTCTCTGACGCCCTGTCGGAACGCGGCGGACCTGCGACCAGCTACGAGGCCATGTTCCAGCACAATCTCGGCACACTGCTCGAGGCACTCGGCAAACAGAACGCAAGCTGAGCGACATAGAAAAATGAAGGCGACGATATCCCGTCGCCTTCAATGCATACGCCTGTCGCCTGTTGGGACGAGTTGACACGCTCCACATGGCAGGTGAGACTAATGATGATGGTTCCCGGCGGTGACATGTTCACCTTGGGATGAATAGGGAATACGGTGCGGCGATGAATCCAATGCCAAATCCGTGACTGCCCCCGCAACTGTGAGCGGTGAGCAACCTTGAACTGGCCACTGGGAGATCCCGGGAAGGCTCAAGGAAGCTAAGACCCGCAAGTCAGGAGACCTGCCATCTTTCTGTAACTCAAACCCGGGCGGGGTGCTCCGGCGGAGAAGGACGATATGGTATTCGTAACCACAGGCCAGATGCCTGCATCCAACTCTGTTCCAGTTCATGCCCCGCACAGACGCGGAGGGCGTAATGAACCGGAATACGACACAAGACATAGCCAGCAATCTTCTCAATTTGACTGAAAGCCTGAGCCAGCGTGCCCAAAGAGCCATGCGTCCCAACGGTGCGGGCGACCCTGAAGCCCTGGAAACGGCGCTACACGTGATCGCTTTTGCGCCCTCATCAGAGAGGACTGCAGAACCTGGGCAACCTTTGTTTAGCGGCCCCTCTTTGAGCAAGCGGACACGTTGAGAGTGGCGAACAGGGTAATTCCACCGGTGCATAGTACCGTTGGAAATGCATGTTCAGGTTTCCGAACATGAACTTGGAAAAGGTGTTCGGAAGCCTGAACACTGCCAACAGAACACCACTAGTAACTTATTGACTTTAAATAATAAGGCCGAATGGCACTGCAATTGCAAACGTCGGAGAGACGATCAATTGAGGTGCCAACATGTTTTCAAACACGCTTGATAGCTCTGCTATCGCCAGCTGGATGCCCGGAGAGGCCATTCCAAGCTTGCTGGTGATCGCTTTTCTAGGTGCTGCGCTCAGCTTCCTGGTCCTGCCGCGGCTCGGCAAATCTGCCGGCCCTGTCGCAGCATTGTTGCCTGCAGGCCTGTTTGCGGCGTTCATGACCTATGTGCCTGTCATGGCGTATGGCGAGGGCGTCCCGACGATCCTACAGACTGTGCAATGGGTTCCGTCGCTGGGCATCAACTTCGATGTGCGCTTGGACGGCTTTTCGCTGTTGTTCGCCTTGATGATCACAGGCATCGGGTCCCTGGTGGTTCTCTACGCAGGATCCTATTTCGCCGAAAAACCTGCGGACGACCGGGGACGCTTCCTAAGCTACATCCTCCTGTTCATGTCTGCGATGCTCGGCACTGTTCTGTCCGACAACGTGATCGTGATGTTCGTCTTCTGGGAAATGACGAGCCTCTTGTCCTTCCTTCTCATCGGCTTCAATTCCACCTCGATTGAAGCACGCAAGGCAGCACTGCAGTCACTGGTGATCACCGCCGGTGGCGGCTTGGCGCTGTTCGGCGGTCTGCTCATCATGGGTATGGAAGCCGGCACCTTCTCTTTGCTTGAAATCACGAGCAACCCGGGAGTTGTGACTGACAGCACATGGTTCGGCGTTATTGCCGCCCTGGTCCTGATCGGTGCCTTCACCAAGTCCGCGCAGTTCCCGTTTCATTTCTGGCTGCCGAATGCAATGCAGGCGCCGACACCGGCATCCGCTTATCTCCATTCTGCGACAATGGTGAAGCTGGGCATCTTCTTGCTGGCCCGGTTCGACCCCATCTTGAGCGCCTCGCCGACCGTGATCGTAATCATGGTTGCCGTTGGCCTGACCACGATGCTGGTTGCCGCACTGATGGCGCTTCGGGCTGATGGTTTGAAAGCCATTCTTGCGTATTCGACAGTGGCCTCCCTTGGTCTTCTGGTGACGCTTATCGGCCTTCAGGGTCCAGGAAGCTCCATCGGCATCGCCGGGTTTATTCTCGCCCACTCGCTCTACAAAGCCGCGCTGTTCTTCTGCGCAGGCATTGTCATTCACGCGACCGGAGCGACGCGGGTCCGCGATCTCGGTGCACTCTTCGGCCTTCTGCCGCTGACCGCAATCGCGGCGATTCTCGCCAGTTTGTCGATGGCCGGCCTGCCCCCATTCGTTGGGTTCATCGCCAAGGAATATGTCCTCGAGGCCAAACTCGACTCTTCCTTTGCGGCCATCGTGACGTTTGTTGCAGTGCTGGTGAACTCGGTGTTGGTCGCAATTGCGGGTATCTTTGCGCTTCGTCCGTTCTTCGGCAAAGCCACGGCCTTTACTGAAAAGCCGAAACATGGCGAAACGATCGGGATGACAACCGGACCGGTTGTTCTGGCAGCCCTCGGCGTATTCTTCGGCCTGTTCGCGGACATCCCGCAGTACTTCATTGTCGGGCCGGCTGCTGTCGCCCTGCAGGGTGCTCCGTTCTATGTGTCCTTCGAGCTGTGGCATGGCATCACACCGATGCTTGGCCTGTCCGCTCTGGTTGTTCTGATTGGTGGCCTTCTGGTCTGGAAATGGACACCGATCCATGAGGCCATGCTGCGCCTGTCGTTCATCGACCGCTTTTCCTTCGAGAAGGGCTATGACGCGATATTCGGCGGTCTCCTTAGCCTTGCGCAGAGCACAACACGCACGATCCAGAACGGTCAGATGCGGACCTATGTCGCCGTGACCATTGCCGTGGTAACGGGTGCTCTGGTCTATGCAGTGCTCGCCGGTGAAACCTTTGCCGGAGCTGCCGGCCTCACATTGCCGCCACTCGCTGCCGACGAAATCCGGCCGTATCTCCTGATCGTTTGTACGCTCATCGCACTAGGGGGCATCGTTGCGGCGGTCTCCCGCTCGATGGTCGTCTCGCTCGTCGGTGTGGGTCTGTCTGGCTATGGCATTGCATTGGTCTTCCTGAAAAACGGCGCACCTGACCTGGCTCTGACACAGTTCCTTGTCGAGACACTTCTGGTCGTCATCGTCTCTGCGGTCCTAGTCAAGATGCCGGCGATTGCCGATGGCCTGCGCAGCTATTCCAAGTTCGACCTGCGGATCGGGGACGCGCTGTTGTCGACTGTCTTTGCCGGTGCACTGTTTGTCGTGCTCCTGTCGATTGCGGCCAAGCCGTTCAATCCGGCAGTCACCGAATACTACGCCGTCACAAGCCTGTCTGAAGCGTTCGGCCGCAACGTGGTCAACGTGATCCTGGTCGACTTCCGCGCGCTGGACACGCTCGGAGAGATTGCCGTTGTTGCATTCGCAGCCATCGCAGCCTGGGCGGTCCTGACCGGCGGCAATCCACCATCGAAGACCCCAAAGGCTGGCGTTGCGACAAACCGCGCTGTGCCGTCTTTGATCTTCGAAACGACTGCACGGATGTTCTTCTTCCTGATGCTCATTGTGTCGGTCTGGGTGCTGTTCCGCGGTCACAACGAGCCGGGCGGCGGGTTCATTGGTGGTTTGATTGCCTCAGCAGGGTTTGCAGTGCTCGCACTGGCCTTGGGCGTCGACTTCGCACGCCGGAGACTGCTCCTGCATCCAATCGCCTGGATGGGTATCGGTCTGACGCTGGCCATCCTGTCCGGTGTCCCGGGCGCCATCATCAACGAGTCGTTCCTGACGCACCAATGGATCAATCTAAACCTCGGCGTGACCTCATTGAAGCTTGGCACCACCTATCTTTTCGACATTGGCGTCTACCTGACAGTGATCGGCGGCGTTCTCGCCTTCCTCATTCGAGTTCAACAGCAAAACAGTGGCGGCGATGACGCCACCACTGCAGCTGACGATGTCACGAAATCCAACATCTCAACTCAAGGAGCGTCGGCATGATCTACGTTTATGCGGCTACCATCGTCATCGTTGCAGGAGCTGGGATCTACATGATTCTTGCACAGAACATCGTGCGGATCATTTTGGGCGTCGCCCTGCTCGCCGCCTCGGCCAACCTGCTGATCTTCCTGTCCGGCCGGCTTGGCTCGGTCACGCCGCCGATCATCCGGCAAGATGCGGAAGTGTTGGGCAGTTATGCCGCCAATCCACTGCCGCAAGCCCTGGTACTGACGGCGATTGTGATTGGCTTTGCTCTCACCGCCTATGCCGTCGCGCTCGCCGTGAAAGGCTACAAGTCGCTGGGCACCATGGATACGAGCCAGATGCATGACGCAGAAGAACTCGGATCGCCGTTCGCAGCAAAATCAGCACCAAAACAAGGCTGAGTTAAATGACAGAAACATCATACAATCTGCTTGTTCTCGCCTTTCCGGTGCTGGTTCCGCTGACACTTGCAGCGATCACAGCAATCCTCTGGCGCAACATTCAGGCCCAGCGCGTTGTCGCGATTGCCGGCCTTGGCGTGATCGTGGTCTGCTCGGTCCTGCTCACAATGGCCGTGCTTCGCTACGACATCCTTGCCGTTGAATTCGGCTCGTGGGCCGTGCCATTTGGCATCTCCTTTGTGGCTGACCGCTTCGCAGCGGCTCTGGTCATGATCACGGGTGTTCTTGCGTTCTGTGTAGGCATCTTCAGCCTACGGGATATGCGCCAGATCCACATGCGTGCAGGTTTCTACCCGCTCTTCTTCGGCATGGTCGCCGGGGTGAACGGGGCGTTCCTGACCGGAGATCTGTTCAATCTCTATGTCTGGTTCGAGGTGATGCTCATTACGTCACTCGGCCTGCTGGTGAT
This window of the Roseibium alexandrii DFL-11 genome carries:
- the mbhE gene encoding hydrogen gas-evolving membrane-bound hydrogenase subunit E → MFSNTLDSSAIASWMPGEAIPSLLVIAFLGAALSFLVLPRLGKSAGPVAALLPAGLFAAFMTYVPVMAYGEGVPTILQTVQWVPSLGINFDVRLDGFSLLFALMITGIGSLVVLYAGSYFAEKPADDRGRFLSYILLFMSAMLGTVLSDNVIVMFVFWEMTSLLSFLLIGFNSTSIEARKAALQSLVITAGGGLALFGGLLIMGMEAGTFSLLEITSNPGVVTDSTWFGVIAALVLIGAFTKSAQFPFHFWLPNAMQAPTPASAYLHSATMVKLGIFLLARFDPILSASPTVIVIMVAVGLTTMLVAALMALRADGLKAILAYSTVASLGLLVTLIGLQGPGSSIGIAGFILAHSLYKAALFFCAGIVIHATGATRVRDLGALFGLLPLTAIAAILASLSMAGLPPFVGFIAKEYVLEAKLDSSFAAIVTFVAVLVNSVLVAIAGIFALRPFFGKATAFTEKPKHGETIGMTTGPVVLAALGVFFGLFADIPQYFIVGPAAVALQGAPFYVSFELWHGITPMLGLSALVVLIGGLLVWKWTPIHEAMLRLSFIDRFSFEKGYDAIFGGLLSLAQSTTRTIQNGQMRTYVAVTIAVVTGALVYAVLAGETFAGAAGLTLPPLAADEIRPYLLIVCTLIALGGIVAAVSRSMVVSLVGVGLSGYGIALVFLKNGAPDLALTQFLVETLLVVIVSAVLVKMPAIADGLRSYSKFDLRIGDALLSTVFAGALFVVLLSIAAKPFNPAVTEYYAVTSLSEAFGRNVVNVILVDFRALDTLGEIAVVAFAAIAAWAVLTGGNPPSKTPKAGVATNRAVPSLIFETTARMFFFLMLIVSVWVLFRGHNEPGGGFIGGLIASAGFAVLALALGVDFARRRLLLHPIAWMGIGLTLAILSGVPGAIINESFLTHQWINLNLGVTSLKLGTTYLFDIGVYLTVIGGVLAFLIRVQQQNSGGDDATTAADDVTKSNISTQGASA
- a CDS encoding NADH-quinone oxidoreductase subunit K; protein product: MIYVYAATIVIVAGAGIYMILAQNIVRIILGVALLAASANLLIFLSGRLGSVTPPIIRQDAEVLGSYAANPLPQALVLTAIVIGFALTAYAVALAVKGYKSLGTMDTSQMHDAEELGSPFAAKSAPKQG
- a CDS encoding metal ABC transporter ATP-binding protein → MTAVVEIRNLALGYPELTLFKHLSLDIQAGTTLAVLGANGSGKSTFVKMLLGLMDPLAGRVTWPAGRPQEVGYLAQLTEFDRRFPIRVRDLAAMGAWRGFGLWSGLGRTGRNRVAAALEEAGILDLADRSLHTLSGGQLQRALFARVILQDAPLVLLDEPFAAVDQSTEAHLLSIIDRWRAEGRAVVLVVHDLSSVLDHCSHAVLLGGGMAAQGTVDEVLTPGRLVAQGYMSESQASWMFRGNSQQREAAYV
- a CDS encoding metal ABC transporter permease; its protein translation is MFELIAEMWDFAFMRRAFVATTVLSASVAPIGAFLVLRRLSLAGEAMAHAITPGIVIGFVTAGLSVVSLLVGGLVAGVGVAILTALLARKTILRSDASLASLYLIALAAGIFILSAAGSAVPLKSFLFGSILGIDDASMMLVGGVATVTLIAFAILLRPLIVSTCDPIFFEAQTRRPWLVDQGFMLLLVLNLLAAFKTLGTLMAVGLMILPATAARYWASTITGQLVLGFVFALASCWIGLTLSYLFPETPSGPAIVLVAGGFFLISALFGPLGFGARLRKPSPKPTHSLEQTYIEERTQ
- a CDS encoding metal ABC transporter solute-binding protein, Zn/Mn family; protein product: MSLLKSLAASIAATSLAFVTLPAAAHEDVKVVASFSILGDMVEQVVGDYASVTTIVGPDADAHVFQPSVADAKAVAKADVIFVNGLGFETWSDTLIKESGTEAAVFVATEGVTPVKVDGETDPHAWNSLTNGAIYVRNIADAMGKALPEHADDFTANADAYIARLEALDKETRKKLAALPEDRRTVVTAHDAFGYLADAYGLTFLAPVGIDTEAEPSARNLAVLITQLKEQGAAALFVENITSPALVQQISDETGIEIGGRLFSDALSERGGPATSYEAMFQHNLGTLLEALGKQNAS